Within the Flavobacterium sp. N502536 genome, the region ATTTCATTTTTGGAATTTTAAAGAGGACGTTCTTAAATTTTATTAAAATAAATCAAATTTTACTTGTCTTTTTCAGTAAAAAATTTATTTTTGCACAAACTAAACAGATAACAGATGTATTGGACATTAGAATTAGCATCTTATTTAAGTGATGCGCCATGGCCTGCTAACAAAGATGAACTTATTGACTACGCTATTAGAGCTGGTGCTCCATTAGAAGTAGTAGAAAACCTTCAGTCAATTGAAGACGAAGGGGAGATATATGAATCAATGGAAGAAATTTGGCCTGATTATCCAACAGACGAAGATTATCTTTGGAATGAGGATGAATATTAAAAAATAAACCAAAGGAAAAAGTCTCATCACCGAGGCTTTTTTTTTGGTTCAAATACAC harbors:
- a CDS encoding DUF2795 domain-containing protein, which encodes MYWTLELASYLSDAPWPANKDELIDYAIRAGAPLEVVENLQSIEDEGEIYESMEEIWPDYPTDEDYLWNEDEY